DNA from Luteolibacter yonseiensis:
ACTCGGTCCTTCGCCCATTTGGGTGCGCCAGACGGTGCATTCCACGGGAAAGGAATGCCGCACACGATTCCGTGTGGAACGGCGTTTCCAGAGAGGCGGCGCCAGGTTTTCGCTGATCCGGTGCTTTCCTGAAACAGGACGAATGCACCAGATCCGCGTTCATCTCGCGCATGCCGGATTTCCCATCCTCGGGGACAAGATTTATTCAGGAGACGGCTCGGAGTACCTGGAATGGATGGCGGATGGTTGGACGGCGGATTTGCAAACAAGGCTGATCCTGCCACGCCACGCCCTCCATGCGACCATGTTGGGAATTCCGTGGGAGGGGAAACCCGTCGGGTGGGAATCCGGTCTGCCCACGGATATGGACGAGTTTTGTGAAGGAAGGGAGATCAGCGTGACCCCCGGGGTTGTCATCTGGAGCCGGCATGATTAACTGCGGCATGATCTCATTGGACGAAGTGGTGAAGTATCTGGATTCGGAGCTGAAAACCGCCACCATCAGCGATTATCCCGGCGCGCTGAACGGACTGCAGCTTGCGAACGAAGGTCGGATCTGCCGTGTCGTCGCAGCGGTGGATGCGTCGTTGCCTGTCATCAGAAAGGCAGCCGAGGGCGGACCTGGTCTGTTGCTCGTGCATCATGGAATGTTCTGGCAGGGAGTGCAGCCGGTGACGGGTCCTTTTTACCAAAAGCTCAGGATTGCGATGGATGCCGGACTGGCGATTTATTCATCGCATCTTCCGCTCGATGTGCACCCTCAGTTGGGAAATAACATTCTTCTGTGCAAAGCGCTCGGAATCATGGATGTCCATCCGTTTTTCGATCAAAAAGGACTCTCTTTGGGCCTGCGTGGATCTTGGATGGGGGAACGGAATGAGCTCGAAGGGGTGCTGAAATCCGTATTGAATGGTCCGGTTCATCTTTGTCCCGGCGGGCCTAAAACCGTCTCACATATCGGGGTCATTACCGGTGGGGCAGGCAGCGAGGTGGTGAAAGTCGCGTCCACCGGAGTGGACACGTTCATTACTGGAGAAGGTCCGCACTGGAGCTATTCTCTCGCTGAGGAGCTAGGAATCAACGTGTTCTACGGAGGGCACTACGCGACAGAGACGTTCGGAGTGAAAGCATTGGCGGCACGGATCGCCGAAAAAAGTGGAATACCGTGGGAATTTATCGATCATCCTACCGGTCTTTAAATGAGTAAGTTGCATCGATTTCGTGGCGATAATCGCAAAATCACCCGGCTGGTTGTAGGGGATTGCACTACAAAAGAGGATTTTTTCTTCGCAAAGGGCTTCGTGCATAATGCGAAAGTGGCCAAATTTCCCAGATGAAACTGTTAGTCGTATAATTTAAGTGTTTTATTTTAAGTTAATTATCTAATTCTAAGTAAAGCTCAAATATTTTCCAACCAGTGGCAAAAAAGACTTGCTTGAAGGGCCGGGAACCGCTCTTATTGCTCTCGAAAGCGCGGGCATAGCTTAGTGGTAAAGCGCTATCCTTCCAAGTTAGACATGCGGGTTCGATTCCCGCTGCCCGCTCCATTTACTCTCAAGTCAAATCAGTCCCCATATGAAAAAAACCATTTTCTTCGCAATGTTCAGCACTGCGCTCGCGGTGATTCCGGCGCATGCCGACGTGGATTGCATCGCTCTTTCCGCATCTGTGAAAAAGTCGGTTGTGGCCGAGCAATCCAAAGTGCTTGAAATTGTTTCCGCGCAAGTTGCCGCATCTCCAGGCTGCGCCTGCGAGATTGTGAAAGTTGCG
Protein-coding regions in this window:
- a CDS encoding RluA family pseudouridine synthase; translation: MSLQVVVNFRVIDESDDWIVVDKPAPLIVHPANDKPEPTLLGGLEQLLAFEIENGACLGIITRLDRETSGIVLVAKHTRAARELGWIFERRQAHKEYLAIVHGWPEEEEWECAEPMLRAGELGPSPIWVRQTVHSTGKECRTRFRVERRFQRGGARFSLIRCFPETGRMHQIRVHLAHAGFPILGDKIYSGDGSEYLEWMADGWTADLQTRLILPRHALHATMLGIPWEGKPVGWESGLPTDMDEFCEGREISVTPGVVIWSRHD
- a CDS encoding Nif3-like dinuclear metal center hexameric protein encodes the protein MINCGMISLDEVVKYLDSELKTATISDYPGALNGLQLANEGRICRVVAAVDASLPVIRKAAEGGPGLLLVHHGMFWQGVQPVTGPFYQKLRIAMDAGLAIYSSHLPLDVHPQLGNNILLCKALGIMDVHPFFDQKGLSLGLRGSWMGERNELEGVLKSVLNGPVHLCPGGPKTVSHIGVITGGAGSEVVKVASTGVDTFITGEGPHWSYSLAEELGINVFYGGHYATETFGVKALAARIAEKSGIPWEFIDHPTGL